In Gossypium arboreum isolate Shixiya-1 chromosome 3, ASM2569848v2, whole genome shotgun sequence, the sequence TTACCATTGATTCCTATCCCCAAGTCCTGGAGACTGCAAAGGAGAAAAAAGATGTTCATAAAAGGTTCTTGCTCCTAACTTTTTAGAGGCAGTGTTCtgttgtgtatgaatatattcattttcattcattttcttGGTCATGCTAGTAATATAACTGGATCATTGCTTGCAGCAAATACAACATTGCAGATGGTATGAGGCAAATGTTTGATCCATTTGAAAGAGTTGCCCGTGCTCATCATATTTGCCCCTGCTGTGAGCGTCCTTTTTCTgctgaagaagaagatgaatttGTTAAGAAGGTTGTGAATTATGATATATAAGTTCTCTTGAGCTCATCATTGATCTTCTCTTTCTTAGATGTTTACTGATAAACTTGTCTACATTGGGGCTTGGGGGATCTGTACTTGGGACTTCCAGAGCCTTACCGCTCTTTGACCACTTAGTAATTTTTTCTGTAAACTTTCAGGGGTATTTGCTGATGTTTAAATCTTAATAGGGTGTCTATTGGTTCAGTTAGCATGAAGTTCTAAATTCTGTTGTATTTTCTTGAAAAAACTACAGCAAAGAGTCAAGGCTGCAAGTTCGGCTGAACATATGAAGGTGTTGGCAGTGGAATCATCAAATGCTGAGTCTTACTTTCAGCAGTTGGACAAGCTTCGAATGGTTTATGAGGAATATATTAAAACTGTAAAGGAGGCAATTCCTCTTGCTGAGAAAAAATTGCTTGAACTAAATGAAGAGCTGGATCAAAAGTCTCAAGCCCATGATGATGTACGTATCTGTTTCATTATATATACATCTATAATTTATTGTTACTGGTCCTACTAGTGCGACAAGGTTTAATTCCAAGTCTTTCTGAGGTCAGTTGTATATTGCTGAAAATAAGTTTAACTGAAAACATTTTCCTCAGTATACTATACTTCTGCTTCATGAAAAATAACTTGGTGTTAAATGGTTCTTTCAGGATCAGATAAtctaattttgtaattaaaataatttgcCACTTTATAGGAAGACCATTCTTCATTGTTTGTTAGTCCTTATCATCATTAGAAGTTGCTATTTCACTTTGTTATTGAACAAGAAGGAATGAGATGATGTAAGTGAAAACTCTGAAAGTCGTTATAGTAGGCTGTGAAATATGATGACACCTTTCAATCTAAAAGAATATTCCTCTTTCTtcttcaccttttttttttttcttttttcttttctatgttcCCTGAATTTCTGTATGTGTGTAGAATTTGTATACTACGCTAACTGCCAAAGAAGCAATTACTGAATTTGCTTTTCTTGGCTctgcatttaaaaataattactgATTATTTTAAGTTTTATGGTATGGTTTTAAAAATAACAGAGAACCTTTCATGATGATTGTTTAGTTTGAGCAATGCATTATTGTTTTACTATTGTTGTTTTTCTTATAGGTGTTAGGTGTTTTAGCCCAAATAAAGATGGATAAGGATTCTATTGAGTCCTTGGTGGGACCTGTTGAAACTGCTGACAGGATCTTTCAAGAAATTCAGGGTTTGCAAGCAAAAGTTGAAGGTTTGGAATATAAGTTTGACATTAGAGGGCAAGGTGGTGCTAGAACTGTGGAAGATATTCAATCGGAGCTAAACGATTTGCAAAGCAAAAGGTAACAACCATTGTTTTTCCTAACCCAAATATAGGTTGTTGAGAAGCTTGTTATCCATCTGTTTTAAGCTTTAAAATTTTGTAGAGACAATATTGACTTGTTATTGGTATTTAGCAACTTTCCTTCTCCTTATAACCAGGGACGTTTTACTTAAGGAAGTGGATGACTTAAGGACAGAACAGAGATACATGGAAAAGGATTTGCAAAGTGTTAAGACGCGTTGGCACGATATAAGGGAGAAAAAAGTCGAGGTGGCTAACACATTGCGTGATTTTAAAAAGGCGGAAGAAGAGTTGGAGCACTTGTCAGAGGAGAAACGTCAACTTGATCTTGAGGAGAAGGTTGATAATCTCATAAGATACTTATCTGATGTTTAACTTGTATGCTTTCTCTCATAAGATATTAACAAGTTTTCTCTCTGATTCTACTGTTATGTGTCAGCCTCTTCAATCAAGTTGAAATATACCTTGACTGATGCTATGCTAGTGTAGGATAGTATTCATAGAGCTGTCTAAGCTTTACTTCTGTAGTTCTTTAGGCTATAGAGAGATTTGGTTTCAATAGGGAGCTCGTGTTGTCTTTGATTACTTGAAAGTCAAATTTTACCAAAAACAAAGTCAATGTTTACCATGGATAGAAGAATTGGTGATATCTTTTAGTAAAAGTTGCAAGCTTTCTCCTAAACATCCTACTGACTAATCTTCATTGCTTCAATCAAGGTAGGTCAGCTGAGGATGAAATAGAGTTGATTCAAGCTTTGTCTCTGAAATTATTAGCCATGATGCTTCTTAATGTGATAATCGGCCCTATTTATAAACCCTTTGCATTTTGGTTTCTAATGTGATTTACATTAAAACTTTGTTCCTTTTAATTGCTTTTTTCTAATGCATTGTTCTTGGAACTTTCAGCATTTAGCAGAGTCTCTAAGGTCCTTATTCAAGGAGAAGGAATCTTTATTGGAAGACTATGATTGCTTGAAAGTAAAACTTGCAGAGGAATATGAGCAGCAGCGAAAACTTAGAAGCTCGTATCAACGTGAAGCTGAAGTACTATATGAAGTTAACAGCAAGATTAAAGCGTATATTTCTGAGCCATGAAATTTAAGCTTGCTCTTATGTGCCATTGAACTTTAatggaagttttttttttttttccttccagGTATTATGACTTAAAGAAAGGGGAGAAACTAAAGGAACTGCGAGAACAGCAGTCTGTGATGGAATCTCAACTTCTCAACTTTGATGCTAGGAAACAGGAAATATTGGCTGAGCTAAACAAAAGTAAAGACTTGATGCGTAATCAAGATCAATTAAGACGTAACATTGAGGATAACTTGAATTACAGGAAAACAAAAGCTGAAGTAGATGTGCTTTCTCGTGAAATTGAGTCACTGCAAGAGAGAATAATGGAGATTGGTGGTATTTTCAAATTTGAAGGTGAAATACGAAAAATTTCGGAAGAAAGGGAGAGACTTCTTTCAGAGGTAAGTGTGGTTCTCACTGGCATCTTTGTATGTTGACCTTCTTTATTATGTCCATCCACAGATAACTTTTAATCTTTGGCTAGCATGCCATTGATTTTGCCCTGTTGAATTGATATGGACCTACAGTTctttatcatcattttcattcaatgTGTGAAAAAGGGGTAGTGGATTTATTATTGTCTCTTTCATTGTGCGTTATTGTCATTCACTCATTGAGTTCACTTCACCATCTCTAttattaaggtttttttttttttttaaaagtgttTAATGTATCTGTCTGAGAGTTGTAAGATGTATCTATTTTTCTACAGCTCAACAGATGCCGAGGAACAATGTCCGTTTACCAGAGTAATATTTCGAAGAACAAAGCTGAACTTAAACAAGCACAATACAAGGACATTGACAAGCGGTACTTTGATCAGCTAATCCAGCTCAAGGTgacaattattttaattataatgctGATTTAACCTTTGTTACTCGGTTTTATATGTTATGAACTTGCATGCTGTATGACAGACGACTGAGATGGCAAACAAGGATCTCGACAGATACTACAACGCACTTGACAAGTATGCGATTTGCTCAATTTTCGATTTGTCTTTCTAATTACATGCGCAACTAGAAATTTAGATTGTGATTTCTTTCCAAAAATGTTCCAGAATGGTTCTTTAATTGCTACCAGACTAAAGAACTTTGAATCATCTGTTAAGTGTAAATACAAAAATCTGTTCTTGCTTTTTAATAACCATGTTTTCTTTTTGGACACCACTTCTTGTTTGCAGAGCACTTATGCGCTTCCATTCTATGAAAATGGAGGAAATAAACAAAATTATAAGAGAATTGTGGCAGCAAACATACAGAGGACAAGATATAGATTATATTAGCATTCATTCGGATTCTGAAGGTGCTGGAACTCGTTCTTACAGCTACAAGGTAAGGCCTTTCATTTATTtcttacttcttttttttttttttttccaaaatttcgtTATGTCATTCCTTTTGCTCCCTCCAAACAGGTTCTTATGCAAACCGGTGATGCTGAGCTTGAAATGAGAGGGCGCTGTAGTGCAGGTCAAAAAGTGAGTGATCATCAGTCGTGGCGTGTGAAAATAAGTTGTAATGTATTAGTTACTTTATTAGCATCATTGAGCGAATGAAACATCATGGAATTTACTGCTTGTTTCAGGTTCTTGCTTCTCTAATCATACGGTTGGCTTTAGCCGAGACATTTTGCCTCAACTGTGGAATCTTAGCATTAGATGAACCAACCACAAATTTGGACGGCCCAAATGCAGAGAGTCTAGCTGCAGCTCTCCATAGGTATGTACACCTTCGTCTTTCCTTCTCGTATTTATTTCACCAAGGCAGTGCCTTAACATATACCAATTATTCCATTTCCTCTTTGGTCCAGAATCATGGAGGACAGAAAAGGCCAGGAGAATTTTCAGCTGATAGTAATCACTCATGACGAGCGCTTTGCTCAATTGATCGGTCAACGGCAACACGCAGAGAAATATTATCGTGTTGCAAAAGACGACCAGTAAGGCTTTGTCGTTTATTCTTCTAAGTTTCTTATTTTTTTCTGTAATATCCAGTCTTTCTGATTCAAACCATCTTTTCTGCCTCATTTTCCCAGTCAGCATAGTATAATTGAAGCCCAGGAGATATTTGATTGAATTCTTTCAACGGGTTTTCCTCGATACTTCATCTCCAGAGCGCCGTTTCATCGAGATTGAATCTGTACATGCAACCCGATGCTGCTCCTGAAATCAAAGTGAGGGGTTTGTTTGTTATATGTAGAGTTTATAAATGTAGTAACTAAATACATTATCCATTTTCCTTGTCATACAGGTTGTGTTGTGTATTTCAAGTTCTTGCCAtggaaatgcaaaaaaaaaaaaaaaaccactgtAGGATTATATTTAGGCACACTGCATGCTTTTTGAACTTAGTAGCAGTGGAGCATAATGTAGAAATCAGTGAAAAATATAGAAAACTTTCACAAAATTGTGAATGTGAAATGTTCTTCAGATTGGTCGGGCCGTAGGCCGATTTCTTCTCCAAGGTTTTTACTGAAGCCCGAATCAAACCGGACCCCAACGTAGCTCACTAGGTCGATTTATTATtccaaaaatattgaaaatacttttataattaaattaaaataaaacaaattatttattcttttgaaggatttataattataatataaactACAAATAATACATGTCATGGCAATTAAAATTAGATCAAACTCAATATAAATTATAAGATCAGGATATATTATGATTAGAATAAATTCCAATGGCACTAATccgaaaaatatatattttggataatatgaatttttttcttaaatatatatgaaaatagattgtACTATATAATCCGAAAAATAGATtgtattatatgaaaatatatatgaaaatgGTTAAAGTGTTTATCACTTTAAATGTGACTTGGATACAAATTTCACTAATTTGTCTTGTTGTTAGGATTTTGATTTTCTCCTTGTAattcaataaatatatataaattataccaCAAAATTATCAACAATCAACATAGTAATTTGACTAACCATTTCCATAATTATTTTAAAAGAgtcaaataatttaaatatcaaattgcTTTTGAACTCAAAATTACACATTTCCTTAGGGGTAAATTACATTAGTAATCActtgattatatatttttttctttttcggtcacacaattataaaatttacaaaatagtAATTCactattcaattttatctttttaatcaCCCAACTATCTTGGATTTTTAATGTTTTCATTTTTACTTGGtgaccattttataatttttcataattgagtgataaaaattttaataattgaataattattgtataaattttcattattaaatgataaaaaataattttataacttttcacacttcaatgataaaaatatataattagagTAATTCCGCTTCCTGTTGCGTGCCTTTCGCATCACCATTTCATTTACTCAATTTACATTatattaaaaagaaattaaaaacaaaataatgagttaaatgtaaaattatgttacACAGCTATTACATAAATAATATAGGAAATTGTCAACGCGAATTTATAGTTaaacttatataattataaaatagggTTAATTTCACTGTATGTccctaaataataattcaaattttaaaatgatcTCAAACTTCAAAATATTAAGATCGTATTAATTAGGTTTTTCTTTTACCATTAGCTTAGACACATGTATGTATCTTATGTTATGAATGATAAGACTGAGGTGTTCAAAAAAAGAAATAGGCCTAATCGGTACAATACAAATATTTCGAAGTTcaattaaaatgttttgaaatgtgAGGATCAACTTAAAATTTGAGAAATAGTTTAGGGAAATTGGTGTAATTAACCCTATAATATATCTTTTTCAacctatttatttgcatgcattGGTTCTAAAGCACATCCCATCGCCATTTATACCACTCTGCCATTCTTTTTCTATCATTGCTACGTTGATCATTTCTTTACCAAAGAGGAGGGGTGCTTTTGTGTGCTTTGTTCTCACTTTTCACTTTCACCAATGGCTCTTTCAGTCGATAAAACCTCCGGCGGCCGTGAATACAAGGTGAAAGACATGTCTCAAGCCGATTTCGGCCGTCTCGAGATCGATTTAGCCGAGGTCGAAATGCCTGGTCTAATGGCATGTAGAACTGAATTCGGCCCTTCTCAACCTTTCAAAGGAGCCAAAATCACCGGTTCACTTCACATGACAATCCAAACCGCCGTCCTCATCGAAACCTTAACCGCATTAGGAGCCGAAGTCCGTTGGTGTTCTTGCAACATTTTCTCAACCCAAGACCACGCCGCCGCCGTCATCGCTCGTGACTCCGCTTCTGTATTCGCTTGGAAAGGCGAAACTCTCCAAGAATACTGGTGGTGTACCGAGAAATCCCTCGATTGGGGTTCCGGTGGTGGACCTGATTTGATCGTTGATGATGGTGGGGATGTTACGATGCTGATCCATGAAGGGGTTAAAGCAGAGGAAGCTTATGAGAAAACCGGGAAGGTACCGGACCCGACGTCGAGCGATAACGCTGAGTTTCAGATCGTATTGACGATAATTAAAGATGGGTTGGCAGCAAATCCGAAGAAATATACGAAGATGAAGGAGAGATTGGTTGGTGTTTCTGAAGAAACCACGACTGGGGTTAAAAGGCTTTATCAAATGCAGGCTAATGGAACCTTGTTGTTCCCTGCTATTAATGTCAATGACTCTGTCACCAAGAGCAAggtatatatttcttttatttctgaTTTAATTTCCCAATTTATTTTCTTCATAGTGAATCTGGTTTTATTTTATGATGCACAGATATATTGAAAATCATTTCAAATTGCTTTGAGTGATCGAGTCTGCTATTTGCTTGATGTTTTCTTCACCGTTAgtagtatttttattttgggtaatTGCACCTAAGTCCCCTAAACTATCAACCAGATTTTGAATTCGACCCTAAATTTCTAAGATACTTTGGTCAGTCTAGTTGTCAACCATCAATTTGCGCATTAAAAGCGAATTAGGATTTAATGTGGTCCATCAAAATCTCAGGAACTCAACCTTCGGCTCATATATGCTCACTCACTCTTGGTTAATTAATGGAATTATGATTTTAAATGTCATTTATGTATTATGATCCAATTGTATAGTTATGATTTGATTATATGGAACAGTTTGATAACTTGTATGGTTGCCGCCACTCTCTTCCTGATGGTTTAATGAGAGCCACCGATGTTATGATTGCCGGCAAAGTCGCCGTTGTCTGCGGTTACGGTGATGTCGGCAAGGGTTGTGCCTCAGCCTTGAAACAAGCCGGAGCTCGTGTCATCGTGACCGAGATTGATCCAATCTGTGCCCTTCAAGCTCTCATGGAAGGACTCCAAGTCCTAACTCTTGAAGATGTTCTACCAACAGCTGATATCTTTGTCACCACAACAGGTAACAAGGACATCATCATGGTTGATCACATGAAGAAGATGAAAAACAACGCCATCGTTTGCAACATCGGTCATTTCGATAACGAGATCGACATGTTAGGCCTCGAGAATCATCCAGGTGTCAAACGAATCACCATCAAGCCTCAAACCGATAGGTGGGTATTCCCCGATACCAAGACAGGTATCATCGTGTTAGCCGAAGGGCGTCTCATGAACTTAGGATGTGCTACCGGTCATCCTAGCTTCGTGATGTCTTGTTCGTTCACGAACCAAGTGATTGCACAGCTCGAGCTATGGAAGGAGAAATCAAGCGGAAAATACGAGAAGAAGGTATACGTTTTGCCGAAACATCTCGATGAGAAAGTCGCTGCTCTTCACCTTGGGAAACTTGGGGCTAAGCTCACTAAGCTTACCAAGGACCAAGCTGACTACATTAGTGTCCCAATTGAGGGTCCTTATAAGCCTCCTCATTACAGGTACTGAGGAGAGAATTTAAGGCAGAATCAATAACGAAAACGGTACATTCCGACGATTCCATCGTTTGCATATTTTCATCTGAATTATTGTTAGATTGTTAGGTTTTTGATTAATGTAGGAGTTTTTGTTTGGGTCATGGGAAAGTTTTGGGGGTAATTGTCTTTCATTGGGAAAGTTTTAAATAAGGTATTGGGACAGTGTGGTAGATAAAATCATAATAGTTGCCATTGATGCAGTTATATTGCATCTGATCCATTTATCAATTAATTATATATCCAAAAGAAGTAATTTGATTTCACttgtttattaaatatttattaataatatttaattatgctTGGTGGATCTGGTTGAATTTTTATTAagatttttatgtattttaattgGTTTTGGAGGATTATATTTTATACACATTTTATTATGTATTCACCAACTAAATATAATGGTGTAAATCATATTATAGTGTATAAGATAATCATGTCATGcacattataaaaatattactatcatattttaaattaatatcatATAATTTAGTTAAGCTTAcccttaaaattaatatattttaattattataaaaataattattttatttatttatagataaatttaaaaaattaattttaaaagtacaAAGATGAAATATTCCCGAGCACAAAATAGAGACTACGTCATCCTGAATTCTTTTCTAATAATTTAATGTCATTTCAGTTAATTTTTCATGCATTGAtatataattttggtaattttttatttgGAATTTAAAATCTAAACTTTGAATTAAAGGTCTaagtttagataaaaatattacTAAAATTACATATGAAtcacataaaataaattaatgaaatatcttTTAATAATTGAAAAAATATACAGTACGTGATACAATCCTTTCTCTTCCCTAACTAGATAAAATGTACGGAATATACATTCATAACCAGACACGTCGCACTGAGAAAAAAAAACCCACACAACATTCAGTTTCGTATTAGGCTATTAGCCATTAATTACAGAAGATTTTCACAATGTTCATATGAATATATATAGTTTGATATTTTATGtaaggaaaaaaaaagggaatataGAGAGAAATTGGAATGGGGGAAGAAATAGGGTGTTGCAAGAGAACAGGACCAGGATATGCAACTCCATTGGAAGCCATGTCTGGTCCTAAAGAAGCTCTTCTTTATGTTACTTGTGTTTATAATGGTAAAATTCTATTACTTTTCTTTCAAACCAAACATGTTTTAAGTATAACTACTTATGTCCATCTATGTGGTTTGTTATTTTAGGTTTTTACAACGGATTTGTATGTATCCATGCAGGAACGGGAAGGGAGAAGCCTGATTTTCTGGCAACGGTTGATGTAGATCCGAATTCACCAACTTATTCTAAAGTCATCCACAGACTATCTATGCCATATATAGGTGATGAACTGCATCACTCTGGGTGGAATGCTTGCAGCTCTTGCCATGGTGATCCATCGGCCGATCGACGTTTTCTGGTCCTGCCTTCGTTTCTGTAAGGGACTATACatacaaacataccaaaattttatttttcttatatttggaAGATCATAGTATAATGATAGAGACGATATTTTACAACATAAACATATTTTAACTGTTCTGTATATACAATATGTTTAAGGTACCAAAGTTGCATTATACAGTTAATGTTCTGCTTGATTTAGGTCCAGTCGTGTCTATGTGATTGACACACAAAAGAATCCCAAGGCTCCCTCTTTGTATAAAGTTGTGCAGCCGGAGGATATCATTAAGAAAACCGGCCTAGCATATCTGCACACGTCTCACTGTCTTGCCTCCGGGGATATAATGATTTCGTGTCTCGGAGATAAAGATGGAAATGCCGAAGGAAGCGGATTTCTTCTCCTTGATTCCGAATTCAACATCAAAGGGAGGTAAAGCCGATAAACTGAATGAATGTTTAGAGGGTAAAATGATGGGGAATAACTGTCACTTCTTGTTCTTTAGGTGGGAGAAACCGGGGCATAGTCCTATATTCGGCTACGATTTTTGGTACCAACCTCGACATAAAACAATGATCAGCTCATCGTTTGGTGCTCCGACTGCCTTCACCCAAGGTTTCCATCTTCAGCATGTTGCAGAGGGTCTGTATGGGAGATATCTGCATGTGTATAGCTGGCCTGATGGTGAACTTAAACAAACGTTGGATCTCGGTGGTACCGGTTTCATGCCTTTAGAGGTGATTGATTACATGTTACAACTTCATTTTTAAGACTCGGTTTTGCTCGAAGGCAATACGTAGTTCTGTTTCATTTCCATTGCAGATAAGATTCCTGCATGATCCATCTAAAGATACAGGGTACGTCGGGTGCGCCTTGACGAGTAACATTGTTCGGTTTTTCAAAACTGAAGACGGATCATGGAGCCATCAGGTGGGATCTTATAATCTTTCATTACCAATGCTCATAAATTTGGACAAGCCTTATTATGTACTTGATTAACTTCTGCAGGTGGCAATCTCAGTGAAACCATTGAAGGTACAAAATTGGATACTTAAAGAATTGCCTGGATTTATAACTGACATCTTAATCTCTCTCGATGATCGGTTTCTGTATTTTGCCAACTGGCTGCACGGAGATATCCGACAATATAACATCGAGGACCCCAGAAATCCGGTCTTGGTTGGCCAAGTATGGGCTGGAGGATTGATTCAAAAGGGAAGCCCTCTAGCGGCCATGACAGAAGATGGTAAAACATGGCAATCCGATGTTCTGGAAATCCAGGTCTGTTCTAAATTCTAACATTCATATCAACTTGTCGGATTAATCATATTGATGCCAATCTATGATCATCATTATGTTGTTTACAGGGACATCGATTAAGAGGGGGACCGCAGATGATCCAATTAAGCTTAGACGGTAAGCGGCTATACGTGACGAACTCGGTATTCAGCACAATGGACCGACAGTTCTATCCAGAACTTGTGGAGAAAGGTTCCCACATGTTGCAGATCGACATCGACACTGAGAAAGGCGGCCTTAAAATAAACCCGAACTTTTTTGTCGATTTTGGAGCAGAACCTGATGGTCCTTGCCTGGCTCATGAGATGAGATATCCAGGTGGTGATTGTAGTTCAGATATTTGGATTTAAAGCATATGAAGAAACCAGTTTCAGCTATAAAGAACAATGAATGCAATATGCAAATTCTTAAAGAACATATCTTATTATAAACAACTCAAAGTAGTCAATAAAAACATGGCTATGGCTTCTTGAATTTGCCTGAAGAAAACAGGtaataacaaaacaaaataccACAAATTGAAAACATGGTACATGTTCCAATCACCAACCATAAAAGGTTGTCTAATGGAACGAACCATCTTCCGATCAAGGCGATCCCGTTGCCGATAAACGAAAATGAGATCTCTATCATCATATTCACAAGATGAACACCATGTGAAGACTGATGTTGATACCAAATGTAAATGGTGTAAAGAGATAATAACAAGACCCCCATGAAGAAGAACAAGTACCCTCTTGTTAAGTCGTTGTTGTTAAGCTCACAAATACTTGAAAGATGAGCACAGATGAAGAGGAAATGGTCCCAAAATAGATTGCTAAATGACTTCTCCATTTGTAGGCAATTACAGATGATGAAGAAACAACAAGGGACCGATGCGAAAGATGCTGATACTGTGGAAAAGTATGAGAGACTGAAATGTTGAGAGATGAGAATCACTGAGTGAACATAAAAAACCATGGATAAAAGCAATGAAAGCTTTGATGAATCCATGGTTTGCCATGGGTTTGCCATCTTCAAGTATGGAAAATGAAAAGAGCTTAATCTGATGGAAAAGAAACTGAGAAAAAAATGGGGATTTTGAGAGATTTAGATCAGTTGACTTTTAAGTTTATCAACATATTGTCAGTCAATGGGAAAGGTGAGGACAAGTTGGATAAAGAATAAGACAAGTTGACATGTTGCACATTCAACCATTGTAGTGGAAATCCGTAATGTGTATATACATGCAcattgcttatatatatatatatatattgttacatATTACAAATGGGGGGAAAGGGATGGCTACAACAGTGTTTGAACTTTGGTTTTTCGGTTTTTCCAGTCAATCTTTATACGAACAAACTGATGATTCTATTAAAGATTCTATTcattttttactgttaaaaaacCCAAACCTAATCTCAAAAGCCTAACATAACACGTATGAAGACAAGAAATAAATAATGGTAGGCTAAGCCATGTGATACTTTTGGAAACATCTACAGAAAAGGGTATAGAGCTAAAAGATGATGCCTTGGATAGATTGACCATTAGAAAATGACAGTTCAGTCTTAATTGTAAATTAACCTGTTCCTACTGTTCTCCACTTTAGATTAAACTAGCTAATTCAAACATAGTCATAGAACATCTTCAAAAACCCAGATTTTAACAAGCAAGCCCCAGATCTCCTAAAGATTAAACATGGATTTATATATAGGAAATTTAAGGTAAATGTTCTCTAATATACAATAAAAAACAGCTCAAACACATTAGCATTTGCAGAAGCAAGCTGTTAACAGTTAAAAAAAAGACATCAAATTTAggtcttctttcttcttcttcttcttcaggtTTTAGTACCTTTGATACCTCTAGCACATCTTGTAATAATCTCACAACCTCTACTATAAGGATTAGCTTGAGCAGCACCACAATCATAATAAGAAGAACCTGGTTTTTGACAAGGAACCATGTCCCTCCTCAATGTTTCATAACTAATGTACCTTCTTTGCATCAAAAGCAACCTCCTTTGGGTCTCTGATTCCATATCTTCACTTTCTAAACAATCTTCAAGCTTTTTGGAACAAGCCCTTCTCACCGTGGCATCAATTTCACTAGTTTTCAGTGCATTTTGGAGCTCTAAAATTGAGACAGCAACATAAGAATGAAGGAAAAGAAGGGGTAGAGTGAGGGTGATGAAGATCAGTTTGAGAATGGCCATTTTTGGGGGAGGGATTGAAGCTATTTTGGAGCTATGGCTTTCATGGAGGGGAGTGAAAATAAGACATAATAGGGTAGTTGGAGAAGTGATGGATGAAGACAAGAC encodes:
- the LOC108474869 gene encoding selenium-binding protein 2-like isoform X1, with the translated sequence MGEEIGCCKRTGPGYATPLEAMSGPKEALLYVTCVYNGFYNGFVCIHAGTGREKPDFLATVDVDPNSPTYSKVIHRLSMPYIGDELHHSGWNACSSCHGDPSADRRFLVLPSFLSSRVYVIDTQKNPKAPSLYKVVQPEDIIKKTGLAYLHTSHCLASGDIMISCLGDKDGNAEGSGFLLLDSEFNIKGRWEKPGHSPIFGYDFWYQPRHKTMISSSFGAPTAFTQGFHLQHVAEGLYGRYLHVYSWPDGELKQTLDLGGTGFMPLEIRFLHDPSKDTGYVGCALTSNIVRFFKTEDGSWSHQVAISVKPLKVQNWILKELPGFITDILISLDDRFLYFANWLHGDIRQYNIEDPRNPVLVGQVWAGGLIQKGSPLAAMTEDGKTWQSDVLEIQGHRLRGGPQMIQLSLDGKRLYVTNSVFSTMDRQFYPELVEKGSHMLQIDIDTEKGGLKINPNFFVDFGAEPDGPCLAHEMRYPGGDCSSDIWI
- the LOC108474869 gene encoding selenium-binding protein 2-like isoform X2, which encodes MGEEIGCCKRTGPGYATPLEAMSGPKEALLYVTCVYNGTGREKPDFLATVDVDPNSPTYSKVIHRLSMPYIGDELHHSGWNACSSCHGDPSADRRFLVLPSFLSSRVYVIDTQKNPKAPSLYKVVQPEDIIKKTGLAYLHTSHCLASGDIMISCLGDKDGNAEGSGFLLLDSEFNIKGRWEKPGHSPIFGYDFWYQPRHKTMISSSFGAPTAFTQGFHLQHVAEGLYGRYLHVYSWPDGELKQTLDLGGTGFMPLEIRFLHDPSKDTGYVGCALTSNIVRFFKTEDGSWSHQVAISVKPLKVQNWILKELPGFITDILISLDDRFLYFANWLHGDIRQYNIEDPRNPVLVGQVWAGGLIQKGSPLAAMTEDGKTWQSDVLEIQGHRLRGGPQMIQLSLDGKRLYVTNSVFSTMDRQFYPELVEKGSHMLQIDIDTEKGGLKINPNFFVDFGAEPDGPCLAHEMRYPGGDCSSDIWI
- the LOC108475584 gene encoding protein RALF-like 24; the encoded protein is MGTLFCFSVLSSSITSPTTLLCLIFTPLHESHSSKIASIPPPKMAILKLIFITLTLPLLFLHSYVAVSILELQNALKTSEIDATVRRACSKKLEDCLESEDMESETQRRLLLMQRRYISYETLRRDMVPCQKPGSSYYDCGAAQANPYSRGCEIITRCARGIKGTKT